The Amphiura filiformis chromosome 6, Afil_fr2py, whole genome shotgun sequence genome segment atccgcttaagaatcgatgttgaattgtattgtgttgtaaactttcatcattcttttgtctatgtgtaacacgggtgatggaatgcaattTAATATCTCCGCCAatgccacatcatttcacattttagatatacctaaggggggacccagctatggctgccattgaggtgtaggaatgcgtgaaattggattcgtctataggcgaCGTTAAACTCTGTAAAACATGGATGTCCTGAAAatgtcaaatacatgtagcttttcAAATTCAGTGAAATCATGGAAAACCTGAAAATCAAAAATCATTTCTAAACTGTTCTCTTGCTATTTAATGTTTTCTTCCAGGCGGCTGGTGAATCAGTTTTAGTTACCAACGAAGTTTTCTTTGACATATCCATAGACGGAAACCCAGTGGGTAAAATTATTTTTGGGTTGTTTAATAAAGTAGCTCCCAAAACTGTCGAGAACTTCTTATACTTCTCGGCTCAGCAAACACCAGGAAAAGGGTACAAAGGGAGCATTATCCATCGAGTTGTTAAAGGATATGTTTTGCAAGGTATGGCTTCCATATTTCAATCACTTTATAAATCataaattaaacaatttattcATAAACCTTGGTGAAACAATGTAAAGGTAATATCACCCAAGTTGTACCAGATCGATCGTCACAGACCTAGTTTGACATCCAGTTGAGGAAGTTCAAAATCATTCAAATGTGGCAATTGTCTTTGATATTTATTAGGTGGTGATTTTCTGAAGGGGGACGGCACGGGAGAAACGAGCAAATTCGGCGATTTATTTGAGGACGAATCATTGTCACTAAGGCACACTGGAGCAGGATGGTTGGGCATGGCAAATAAAGGTAGGTCAAAAAGATTCACTCTTGTATTTGTCCTAAGCATAgaactttaagggctggggtaagggcaaacttaaagtactgGTAACTGGAGAGATGAAGCGACGAGgaatcccaaatcacagcgccaggCCACCGAGTGCAAATatgcatttattttggaaggtttatgtttgttttaaattttgaggcgttttttttctccaaaatttgatattttggtgatatttcaagaaagcgacatgccaaaaacAAATCTTTTGGCACATAATTTGTTATTGtcaatacaactcttttctgcatacctacgttacaattcgttttggtgatttagtaacaTTATAAATTTTCTGACTGCATTTTGGGGTTTTCAATGAAGCTTACCGTGGATACCTTTTCaaatatggaaaggtttctatacaaaaacgattctcttataaaccatcatgcgcacagtttccacctcgatacacctgagcacacattttcgtccaagagcttccaagcatcagagaacaacaagcagtgaattgtctccacacagtctttgattgcactacacggttgagtgcatagcaatgtaagagctgtggagcttttagctgaaaaatgggcctctttgattggtttttgtcgaaacctcaagtgttcccttcatccaatcagatttataaaaaatcaaacgaaagctaacacttcaccctaaaaacaattttcgtcactaggtcaacagataacgcaattcaatgttatagcaaggcgaatgtggaaaatctgttgagaactacctatccaagaacattttttgaccaaaatgtaggttttaaaagtcaaaacctcaagtgctcCTTACAAtataattcaatgaactatgactttgctaaattattattattattgttattgttattattattattattagtgttattattattactattattattattattattattattattattattattattattattattattattattattattattattattattattattagtgttattattattattatttgacttgacttacttgacttaaagCCGTCCTCCTGAGGTAGGTCCCGGAGATGGCTTCCCAACTAGTTTGAGTCTCCACAGCTGTCGGTTAGTGGCCAGATGTCCTGCTGCTGCTACTGATGGTATTCCTGTCTCTGAACAGAAGTGCTTGATGTCCTCGAGCCACTTTTTCTCTGGTCTTCCTCTGGGTGACCTTCGAGCAGGATTTTTGGGTAACGGGTGTTGTTCATTCTTTTCACATGaccaaaatatttgagttttttggTCATGATAGTTGTAGTGAGTTCTTTGTAGTAGCGTAGCCGCTCCCGGATGCTAGTATTTCGGATTCTGTCTCTTCGTGTGACTCCTAATATTTTCCTCAAGCACGCCATTTCAAACACTCGCAGTCTCTGTTCATCTGATTTCTTGAGTGTCCAGGTTTCGGCACTATATGTGATGATGGATAGGACCAGTACTCGGTATAATTCAAGTTTGGTTGAATTCTTGATATCTCTCGACTTCCAAATGGGGTTCAGCTTCTGCATGGATCCCATAGCAAGACCAATTCTACGTTTGAtatcattttcattattatttattttattgttattattataattattattattattcaggtGCTGACACCAATAGTTGCCAGTTCTTCATAACTTTTGTGGAGTCGCCATGGTTGGACGGCAAACATGTTATCTTTGGTAAAGTACTAGTTGGTATGGATGTAGCTCGCGCTATCGAAAACGTTGAAACTGATGAAAAGCAACGTCCGATACAGGAAGTTAGAATTACCGGCTGCGGGGAGATTCTTGTAAATAAACCATTCAATGTAGACACAAGAACGGGTTCCAAAGAGCTTTGAGAACTAAACACTAGCAATTTGCTGAACATCATTTGTGTTCTGGTCATGGTTCCGCATCGTCTGCAAAAAGCCGCTGGATATGAGATTGAATTGAATATAAGGGACTGTTCTTTACAACAGAGGAGACCGGGATAGTGGGAATTTGGACAAAAAAAATCGACAAAACATTTCGCGTTCCTCCTCGACTGCTCACAATTTTCGGATTCCCTTCTTGTTTTGCCCGTTTTTTCCATTTAAAAGTTAACCCCctcatggttcaagtaaaaaaaTCAGATTCCCCCTCaagatgtcccccccccccaaaaaaaattggatTCCGCCTTAAAGATGTTAAAACTCCCACTCTCCCCctagcgtaaatattgaacggttcTAACAACGGATTTTCAAATGAACGAAATAGATATCAATCACTATTTAGCTAGAGTTAGAAGCTGCAACCAGCTAACATAAATTCGTTTTGATTTGTGTAGAAAACGCCGAACAATTTAGGCTAATATAAAAGTTGGCCCTATGATCAATACGTGAAGTGCTATACGCGATTCCTCGggacacagcgtcatcatccctatatatcttcgtgtcagaaattgccaaggcaaatccactagttcttcagtTTTCTCCAACAGCCACTTATGGCGAGTTTTCCGCCGTGTTTAATAGTTTCGGGACGGAGTGACTCGGGCTACGCACACGACCTGTGTTCGATAGATAGATACGTTTCTTTCCCACCACGAATGCGTCGCTGCCATTCA includes the following:
- the LOC140155854 gene encoding peptidyl-prolyl cis-trans isomerase 5-like gives rise to the protein MESTALVLFFAAMVTSVGAYAMASHAAGESVLVTNEVFFDISIDGNPVGKIIFGLFNKVAPKTVENFLYFSAQQTPGKGYKGSIIHRVVKGYVLQGGDFLKGDGTGETSKFGDLFEDESLSLRHTGAGWLGMANKGADTNSCQFFITFVESPWLDGKHVIFGKVLVGMDVARAIENVETDEKQRPIQEVRITGCGEILVNKPFNVDTRTGSKEL